A single window of Salvia splendens isolate huo1 chromosome 6, SspV2, whole genome shotgun sequence DNA harbors:
- the LOC121806781 gene encoding phospholipid-transporting ATPase 1-like, with protein sequence MDYHSQIEINENSPQFSNRSSSALSVQPRASGGHSLREVSFSERGGPTSVRHGSRGAESEGFSASYKEIRDDDARLIYINDPEKTNDKFEFAGNSIRTGKYSALTFLPRNLFEQFHRVAYIYFLVIAILNQLPQLAVFGRGASIMPLAFVLLVTAVKDAYEDYRRHRSDKIENKRLAWVLVDESFQLVRWKDIRVGEIIRVCVDETLPCDMVLLSTSDSTGVAYVQTTNLDGESNLKTRYAKQETQMKNLENERISGLIKCEKPNRNIYGFQANMEIDGKHISLGPSNIILRGCELKNTEWTIGVAVFAGRETKAMLNNSGAPSKRSRLETSMNREIIFLSIFLCALCAIVSVLHGIWLRHHKGELDLMQFYRKKDYSEAEEDDYNYYGWGMEVFFVFLMSVIVFQIMIPISLYISMELVRVGQAFFMIRDNMMYDEASSSRFQCRALNINEDLGQIKYVFSDKTGTLTENKMEFQCASIGGIDYSSGNGSVEDSQTGNLGRGGEQVLRPKMKVKVDPELLNTSKRKHTNEGRHVHDFFLALAACNTIVPLTIETPDPAVKLIDYQGESPDEQALVYAAAAYGFMLVERTSGHIVIDVQGERQRFNVLGLHEFDSDRKRMSVILGCPDKAIKVFVKGADTSMFSVIDRSQNLNVLKATETHIQTYSSKGLRTLVIGVRDLSSLEFEQWQSSYEVASTALMGRASLLRKVANNVEHHLAILGSSAIEDKLQQGVPEAIESLRTAGIKVWVLTGDKQETAISIGYSSKLLTSMMTQIVINNNSHESCRKSLIEALLVSNKLADAPSGGSENSSHQLGLIIDGTSLVYILDSELEEQLFELASKCDVVLCCRVAPLQKAGIVALIKSRTDNMTLAIGDGANDVSMIQMADVGIGISGQEGRQAVMASDFAMGQFRFLVPLLLVHGHWNYNRMSYMILYNFYRNAVFVLLLFWYVLFTSYTLTTAITDWSSVLYSVLYTSVPTIIVGVLDKDLSRTSLLKHPQLYGAGQRQESYNGKLFWVTMLDMLWQSVAVFFVPLLAYWGSNVDGSSLGDLWTLGVVVMVNIHLAMDVTRWYWITHAAIWGSIIATFLCVIAIDMLPFLPGYWAFFHIVKTELFWVCLLLITIGALLPRFAVKVFVQYFGHNDIQIARETEKFGNSRRYSQTQIEMHQIFDLPQR encoded by the exons ATGGATTACCATTCCCAGATTGAGATTAATGAGAATTCCCCTCAATTTTCCAACCGGAGTTCATCAGCCCTTTCCGTTCAGCCAAGGGCGTCTGGTGGTCACTCTCTCAGGGAGGTTAGCTTCAGTGAGCGAGGAGGACCGACATCAGTGCGTCATGGCTCGAGGGGTGCTGAGTCTGAAGGGTTTAGTGCATCTTATAAGGAGATACGTGATGATGATGCGAGGTTAATCTATATAAATGACCCTGAGAAAACAAATGACAAGTTTGAGTTTGCTGGGAACTCTATCAGGACTGGGAAATACTCTGCCTTGACATTCTTGCCGCGAAATCTGTTTGAGCAGTTCCACAGGGTTGCGTACATATACTTTCTTGTGATTGCTATTCTCAATCAGCTCCCCCAGCTGGCTGTTTTTGGTAGGGGGGCTTCAATTATGCCATTAGCCTTCGTGTTGCTTGTCACGGCAGTTAAGGATGCGTATGAGGATTATAGGCGGCATCGGTCAGATAAGATTGAGAACAAACGATTGGCTTGGGTTTTGGTGGATGAAAGTTTTCAACTGGTAAGGTGGAAGGATATACGAGTCGGTGAGATCATTAGAGTTTGCGTGGATGAAACTCTTCCTTGTGATATGGTGCTTCTCTCCACTAGTGACAGCACCGGAGTTGCTTATGTGCAGACTACCAATTTGGATGGTGAATCGAATTTGAAAACACGGTATGCCAAGCAAGAAACACAAATGAAAAATCTAGAGAATGAGAGGATTAGTGGATTGATCAAGTGTGAGAAACCAAACCGTAACATTTATGGTTTCCAGGCAAATATGGAGATTGATGGAAAGCATATTTCTCTTGGACCTTCTAACATCATTCTACGCGGTTGTGAGCTGAAGAACACTGAATGGACAATTGGAGTGGCAGTTTTTGCAGGCAGAGAGACCAAGGCAATGCTCAATAATTCTGGAGCTCCATCCAAGAGAAGCCGTCTTGAAACATCTATGAATCGCGAGATCATTTTCCTTTCAATTTTCCTCTGTGCACTGTGTGCAATAGTCTCTGTTCTTCATGGAATTTGGTTGAGACACCACAAGGGTGAATTGGATCTAATGCAATTCTATAGGAAAAAGGACTATTCGGAGGCTGAAGAAGATGATTATAATTATTATGGATGGGGCATGGAGGTATTCTTTGTGTTCCTCATGTCAGTTATCGTGTTCCAAATTATGATTCCTATATCATTGTACATATCCATGGAGCTTGTTCGCGTTGGTCAGGCCTTTTTTATGATTCGAGATAATATGATGTATGATGAAGCCTCTAGCTCAAGATTTCAGTGTAGGGCGTTGAATATAAATGAAGATCTGGGACAAATCAAATATGTCTTTTCAGATAAAACTGGTACTCTTACTGAAAACAAGATGGAGTTTCAGTGTGCAAGTATTGGGGGCATTGACTACAGTAGTGGGAACGGTAGTGTTGAGGATAGTCAAACTGGAAATCTGGGTCGAG GTGGTGAACAGGTTTTGAGGCCCAAGATGAAGGTAAAGGTAGACCCAGAGCTTCTCAACACATCAAAAAGAAAGCACACCAACGAAGGGAGACATGTGCATGATTTTTTCTTGGCATTGGCTGCGTGCAACACTATTGTGCCTTTAACTATTGAGACTCCAGATCCTGCCGTGAAGCTGATAGATTATCAGGGGGAATCTCCTGATGAGCAGGCATTAGTGTATGCTGCTGCAGCTTATGGTTTTATGCTTGTTGAACGAACCTCAGGCCACATAGTTATCGACGTACAGGGGGAAAGACAAAG GTTTAACGTCTTGGGTCTGCATGAGTTTGATAGTGACCGGAAGAGGATGTCAGTGATACTAGGATGCCCTGACAAGGCAATAAAGGTTTTTGTAAAAGGTGCTGATACATCCATGTTCAGTGTCATAGACAGATCGCAGAACTTGAATGTGCTAAAGGCAACAGAAACTCATATTCAGACCTACTCATCAAAAGGCTTGCGAACACTTGTCATCGGTGTTCGGGATCTGAGTTCATTAGAATTTGAACAGTGGCAGTCGTCTTATGAAGTGGCAAGCACTGCCTTGATGGGGAGGGCTTCTTTGCTTCGAAAAGTTGCAAACAATGTAGAACATCATCTCGCAATATTAGGTTCTTCTGCAATTGAAGACAAATTACAGCAAGGAGTCCCAGAAGCAATTGAGTCTTTAAGAACAGCAGGTATCAAAGTCTGGGTTCTAACAGGGGACAAGCAAGAAACAGCCATTTCAATTGGCTACTCATCTAAACTTTTAACAAGCATGATGACCCAGATAGTGATAAACAACAACTCTCATGAATCATGTCGGAAGAGCTTAATTGAGGCATTACTAGTGTCTAATAAGCTCGCTGATGCTCCATCTGGAGGCTCTGAAAATAGCAGCCATCAGCTTGGCCTGATTATTGATGGAACAAGCCTTGTTTATATCCTGGACTCGGAACTTGAAGAACAG CTTTTTGAATTAGCAAGCAAATGTGATGTTGTACTCTGTTGTCGGGTAGCCCCACTGCAAAAGGCTGGAATAGTTGCTCTGATAAAAAGTAGAACTGATAATATGACCCTTGCCATTGGTGATG GTGCAAACGATGTTTCAATGATCCAAATGGCTGATGTGGGCATAGGAATCAGTGGACAAGAAGGCCGCCAAGCTGTGATGGCATCAGATTTTGCAATGGGTCAATTTAGATTTTTGGTCCCACTATTATTGGTGCACGGGCATTGGAATTATAATAGGATGAGCTACATGATATTGTACAACTTCTACAGGAATGCAGTTTTTGTCCTTCTCTTATTCTG GTATGTGCTCTTCACAAGTTATACACTGACAACTGCCATCACCGATTGGAGCAGTGTGTTGTATTCAGTACTATACACATCAGTACCGACAATAATTGTTGGAGTTCTTGATAAGGATTTAAGTAGAACTTCTCTGCTTAAGCACCCCCAGCTTTATGGTGCTGGGCAAAGGCAAGAAAGTTACAATGGAAAATTATTCTGGGTGACAATGTTGGACATGTTGTGGCAAAGTGTAGCTGTCTTCTTTGTTCCTCTCCTTGCTTATTGGGGAAGCAATGTTGATGGTTCAAGCTTAGGCGATCTTTGGACACTTGGTGTGGTAGTTATGGTGAATATTCATTTGGCTATGGATGTAACTCGGTGGTATTGGATAACACACGCAGCCATCTGGGGATCAATTATTGCGACTTTCCTCTGTGTCATTGCTATTGATATGCTTCCTTTCCTGCCTGGCTACTG GGCGTTCTTTCATATCGTCAAGACAGAATTGTTCTGGGTATGCTTGTTGTTAATCACGATAGGCGCACTCCTTCCTCGTTTTGCTGTAAAAGTTTTTGTTCAGTATTTCGGACACAACGATATCCAAATAGCAAGAGAAACAGAGAAGTTTGGAAATTCAAGAAGGTACTCACAAACACAAATAGAGATGCACCAAATTTTTGATCTTCCACAGAGATGA
- the LOC121806782 gene encoding histidinol dehydrogenase, chloroplastic-like isoform X1 has product MDCRLISFNRSGGLFAATTSNTQRLSPYSLRRSFCCATYCSMKSYKLADLSRTEVDSLKSRPRIDFSSIFNVVQPIVDDIRSKGDAAVKDYTMRFDKVRLDNIVESVSDIPDPELDPAVQEAFDVAYNNIFAFHAAQKPVERVVENMEGVKCKRVARCILSVGLYVPGGTAVLPSTALMLAIPAQIAGCKTIVLATPPAQGGSICKEVLYCAKKAGVTHILKAGGAQAISAMAWGTESCPKVEKIYGPGNQYVTAAKMILQNSEAMISIDMPAGPSEVLVIADKHASHVHIAADLLSQAEHGPDSQVVLVVAGDGVDITAIEEEITKQCNSLPRGEFASKALNHSFIVHARDMVEAIAFSNLYAPEHLIINVKDAEKWESFIENAGSVFLGQWTPESVGDYASGTNHVLPTYGYARMYGGVSLDSFLKYITVQSLTEEGLRKLGPYVATMAEVEGLDAHKRAVTLRLQDIEARQVSI; this is encoded by the exons ATGGACTGTAGACTTATTTCTTTCAATCGGAGCGGTGGTTTATTTGCTGCCACAACATCTAATACTCAACGGCTCTCACCTTATTCTCTGCGAA GGTCATTTTGTTGCGCTACATATTGCTCAATGAAGTCGTACAAGCTTGCAGACCTTTCTAGGACTGAGGTTGATAGCCTCAAAAGTCGTCCTCGAATTGACTTTTCATCCATCTTCAATGTG GTTCAACCGATTGTTGATGATATTCGGAGTAAAGGTGATGCAGCTGTGAAAGA CTACACGATGCGGTTTGACAAAGTCAGACTAGACAACATAGTGGAGAGTGTCAGCGATATTCCAGATCCAGAG CTTGATCCAGCTGTTCAAGAAGCATTTGATGTGGCTTACAATAACATTTTTGCTTTTCATGCTGCCCAAAAGCCAGTTGAAAGAGTTGTTGAGAACATGGAA GGTGTTAAATGTAAAAGAGTGGCAAGATGTATTTTATCTGTGGGTCTTTATGTTCCTGGTGGCACTGCTGTGTTGCCTTCTACAGCTCTCATGCTTGCAATT CCTGCCCAGATTGCTGGGTGCAAAACAATTGTACTTGCAACCCCTCCTGCTCAAGGTGGAAGCATTTGTAAG GAGGTTCTTTATTGTGCAAAGAAAGCTGGGGTTACTCATATTCTTAAAGCAGGAGGTGCTCAG GCAATTTCAGCTATGGCATGGGGAACTGAATCTTGCCCTAAG GTAGAAAAGATATACGGACCTGGAAATCAGTATGTTACGGCTGCAAAAATGATTCTCCAG AACAGTGAGGCTATGATTTCAATAGACATGCCTGCTGGGCCATCAGAAGTGCTTGTCATAGCTGATAAGCATGCCAGCCATGTTCACATAGCAGCAGATTTGCTTTCACAG GCTGAGCATGGACCTGATAGCCAAGTTGTTCTTGTAGTTGCTGGAGACGGTGTTGATATAACTGCAATTGAGGAGGAAATCACCAAGCAATGTAACAGCCTTCCTAGGGGAGAGTTTGCTTCTAAAGCACTAAATCACAGCTTTATTGTTCATGCACGTGATATGGTTGAG GCCATTGCCTTTTCTAATTTGTACGCACCTGAGCATTTAATTATCAACGTGAAAGATGCCGAGAAGTGGGAATCTTTCATAGAGAACGCAG GTTCTGTATTTTTGGGTCAGTGGACTCCGGAGAGTGTGGGAGACTATGCAAGCGGCACCAACCATGTTCTACCGACATACGGGTATGCAAGGATGTACGGTGGAGTGTCGTTAGATTCTTTCTTGAAGTACATTACAGTTCAGTCGTTGACAGAAGAAGGTCTAAGGAAACTTGGGCCTTACGTAGCAACTATGGCTGAAGTCGAGGGGCTCGATGCACACAAGAGAGCCGTGACACTCAGACTGCAGGATATTGAAGCTAGACAAGTATCTATCTGA
- the LOC121806782 gene encoding histidinol dehydrogenase, chloroplastic-like isoform X2 — MKSYKLADLSRTEVDSLKSRPRIDFSSIFNVVQPIVDDIRSKGDAAVKDYTMRFDKVRLDNIVESVSDIPDPELDPAVQEAFDVAYNNIFAFHAAQKPVERVVENMEGVKCKRVARCILSVGLYVPGGTAVLPSTALMLAIPAQIAGCKTIVLATPPAQGGSICKEVLYCAKKAGVTHILKAGGAQAISAMAWGTESCPKVEKIYGPGNQYVTAAKMILQNSEAMISIDMPAGPSEVLVIADKHASHVHIAADLLSQAEHGPDSQVVLVVAGDGVDITAIEEEITKQCNSLPRGEFASKALNHSFIVHARDMVEAIAFSNLYAPEHLIINVKDAEKWESFIENAGSVFLGQWTPESVGDYASGTNHVLPTYGYARMYGGVSLDSFLKYITVQSLTEEGLRKLGPYVATMAEVEGLDAHKRAVTLRLQDIEARQVSI, encoded by the exons ATGAAGTCGTACAAGCTTGCAGACCTTTCTAGGACTGAGGTTGATAGCCTCAAAAGTCGTCCTCGAATTGACTTTTCATCCATCTTCAATGTG GTTCAACCGATTGTTGATGATATTCGGAGTAAAGGTGATGCAGCTGTGAAAGA CTACACGATGCGGTTTGACAAAGTCAGACTAGACAACATAGTGGAGAGTGTCAGCGATATTCCAGATCCAGAG CTTGATCCAGCTGTTCAAGAAGCATTTGATGTGGCTTACAATAACATTTTTGCTTTTCATGCTGCCCAAAAGCCAGTTGAAAGAGTTGTTGAGAACATGGAA GGTGTTAAATGTAAAAGAGTGGCAAGATGTATTTTATCTGTGGGTCTTTATGTTCCTGGTGGCACTGCTGTGTTGCCTTCTACAGCTCTCATGCTTGCAATT CCTGCCCAGATTGCTGGGTGCAAAACAATTGTACTTGCAACCCCTCCTGCTCAAGGTGGAAGCATTTGTAAG GAGGTTCTTTATTGTGCAAAGAAAGCTGGGGTTACTCATATTCTTAAAGCAGGAGGTGCTCAG GCAATTTCAGCTATGGCATGGGGAACTGAATCTTGCCCTAAG GTAGAAAAGATATACGGACCTGGAAATCAGTATGTTACGGCTGCAAAAATGATTCTCCAG AACAGTGAGGCTATGATTTCAATAGACATGCCTGCTGGGCCATCAGAAGTGCTTGTCATAGCTGATAAGCATGCCAGCCATGTTCACATAGCAGCAGATTTGCTTTCACAG GCTGAGCATGGACCTGATAGCCAAGTTGTTCTTGTAGTTGCTGGAGACGGTGTTGATATAACTGCAATTGAGGAGGAAATCACCAAGCAATGTAACAGCCTTCCTAGGGGAGAGTTTGCTTCTAAAGCACTAAATCACAGCTTTATTGTTCATGCACGTGATATGGTTGAG GCCATTGCCTTTTCTAATTTGTACGCACCTGAGCATTTAATTATCAACGTGAAAGATGCCGAGAAGTGGGAATCTTTCATAGAGAACGCAG GTTCTGTATTTTTGGGTCAGTGGACTCCGGAGAGTGTGGGAGACTATGCAAGCGGCACCAACCATGTTCTACCGACATACGGGTATGCAAGGATGTACGGTGGAGTGTCGTTAGATTCTTTCTTGAAGTACATTACAGTTCAGTCGTTGACAGAAGAAGGTCTAAGGAAACTTGGGCCTTACGTAGCAACTATGGCTGAAGTCGAGGGGCTCGATGCACACAAGAGAGCCGTGACACTCAGACTGCAGGATATTGAAGCTAGACAAGTATCTATCTGA